From a single Haladaptatus caseinilyticus genomic region:
- a CDS encoding RraA family protein — MVINNIDRPDEELVKQLGSISPNDVGHHLHFGFPSADVEYMDTGPEKPLRIAGPALTVRIPPEDSTMVHKATELAQEGDVIVVDMQGHTENAPWGEMTTRGAMASGAIAAVVDGTITDSRDISELDFPVYARGRSARTTRLHGRGGDINVPVQVGGTVVEPGDIVLMNEDGILFVDPNEAEHALEHGKKALENEAGTVERIENGESIAEISDANALVEEMRSD, encoded by the coding sequence ATGGTCATCAATAATATTGACCGCCCTGACGAGGAGCTTGTAAAACAACTCGGATCCATTTCACCCAACGACGTTGGTCACCACCTCCATTTCGGCTTCCCCTCTGCCGACGTCGAATATATGGATACCGGCCCAGAGAAGCCGCTCCGAATTGCTGGTCCTGCACTGACTGTTCGTATTCCACCAGAAGATTCGACGATGGTGCACAAGGCCACCGAACTCGCCCAAGAAGGCGATGTCATAGTCGTCGATATGCAGGGACATACCGAAAATGCACCATGGGGAGAAATGACCACACGGGGTGCAATGGCGAGTGGAGCTATCGCGGCCGTTGTCGACGGGACGATAACAGATTCACGAGACATTAGCGAACTCGATTTCCCGGTGTATGCGCGTGGTCGATCAGCTCGAACGACTCGACTTCATGGCCGGGGAGGAGACATCAATGTCCCAGTACAAGTCGGTGGGACGGTCGTCGAACCCGGAGACATCGTTCTCATGAACGAGGATGGTATCCTGTTCGTAGATCCCAACGAAGCAGAGCACGCACTTGAACACGGCAAAAAAGCGCTTGAGAACGAAGCCGGGACGGTTGAACGAATTGAGAACGGAGAGTCCATTGCAGAGATATCCGATGCCAACGCCCTGGTTGAAGAGATGCGATCCGATTAA
- a CDS encoding carbon-nitrogen hydrolase family protein, with amino-acid sequence MAKTRVAVCQMDSKNDKQANVETALSLLDTAAEAGADMAALPEMFTFMGDKEEYRAAAEEIPGPVTEKLSQKANEHSIWVHGGSMFEVAKEDGKVHNTTVVFDPDGEQRAQYRKVHLFDVEIGDEVVTQESARVVPGENIVTFDTGFATAGLAICYDLRFPELFSSLAGNGADVIILPAAFTKHTGKDHWESLLRARAIETQSYVIAPGQIGDKPNSVPSYGRSMVIDPWGNVVARASDTVGVITANLDFGYLDQIQRELPSLEHKRKELYNI; translated from the coding sequence ATGGCAAAAACACGGGTCGCAGTCTGCCAAATGGACTCGAAGAACGATAAACAAGCCAATGTAGAGACGGCGCTATCACTCCTCGATACAGCGGCTGAGGCAGGCGCTGATATGGCTGCTCTTCCAGAGATGTTCACATTCATGGGCGACAAAGAAGAGTATCGAGCAGCTGCCGAAGAGATTCCAGGTCCCGTCACAGAGAAGCTCTCTCAGAAAGCGAACGAACACAGTATATGGGTTCACGGCGGGAGTATGTTCGAGGTCGCCAAGGAAGATGGGAAAGTTCACAACACGACTGTGGTATTTGATCCAGACGGTGAGCAACGAGCACAGTACCGGAAAGTCCACCTTTTCGACGTCGAAATTGGCGATGAAGTAGTTACCCAAGAGTCCGCTCGAGTTGTTCCCGGTGAGAATATTGTCACGTTCGATACGGGATTTGCGACCGCTGGCTTGGCTATCTGTTATGATCTTCGTTTTCCCGAACTATTCAGTAGTCTTGCGGGGAACGGAGCCGATGTTATCATTCTCCCTGCCGCGTTCACCAAACATACCGGCAAAGATCATTGGGAATCACTGCTCCGAGCACGGGCAATCGAGACCCAATCATATGTGATCGCACCTGGGCAGATCGGAGACAAACCGAACTCGGTACCCAGCTATGGTCGTTCGATGGTCATCGATCCATGGGGAAACGTCGTCGCCAGGGCAAGCGATACGGTTGGTGTTATAACGGCCAATCTGGATTTCGGCTATCTTGACCAAATTCAACGAGAGCTACCTTCGCTCGAACATAAGCGAAAAGAATTGTACAATATTTGA
- a CDS encoding TrmB family transcriptional regulator, with amino-acid sequence MGTSLVDDFEIYLHEMGLSEYEARAYLGVLQSGTATAKEISDAADIPQSRVYDVLESLESMGFVTIQPGRPKKFGPIEPELAVSQYVQHKRSNLENEIAQSRKVGDQFLEKLDGQQFQYRQNDEIDVFWSYKGKNYILKQFGRYCSNATDEIRMITKGNSFERVVQSHKEILQNRHEHGVDIRIIVPHDGINNMVLDTASEWAELRDRDAIEGRIYLFDSNRVLITWLSDQEDRFVAMATQSSQLEMTIGQLFELSWNSP; translated from the coding sequence ATGGGAACATCACTAGTCGATGACTTCGAGATATACTTGCACGAAATGGGCCTATCAGAGTACGAAGCCCGCGCTTATCTCGGAGTCTTGCAGAGTGGAACAGCAACTGCAAAGGAAATATCCGATGCTGCAGATATTCCGCAGTCACGGGTTTATGATGTACTCGAATCACTCGAGTCGATGGGATTTGTAACTATTCAACCCGGACGGCCGAAGAAGTTCGGTCCAATAGAACCTGAACTTGCCGTCTCACAATATGTTCAGCACAAACGAAGCAACTTAGAAAACGAGATTGCACAGAGTCGAAAAGTCGGCGATCAGTTCCTAGAGAAACTCGATGGGCAGCAGTTCCAATATCGTCAAAATGATGAGATCGACGTATTCTGGTCATACAAGGGGAAAAATTACATCCTGAAACAGTTCGGCCGGTACTGCAGCAATGCTACTGATGAAATTCGGATGATAACCAAGGGGAACAGCTTCGAACGAGTGGTTCAAAGCCATAAGGAAATATTACAAAACAGACATGAACACGGTGTTGATATCCGAATTATCGTCCCACACGATGGAATCAATAACATGGTTCTCGACACCGCAAGTGAATGGGCTGAACTTCGCGATAGAGATGCTATCGAGGGTCGAATCTACCTATTTGATTCCAATAGAGTTCTAATAACGTGGCTCAGCGATCAGGAAGATCGGTTTGTAGCGATGGCAACACAGAGTTCTCAACTTGAGATGACCATCGGACAGCTGTTTGAATTGTCGTGGAACTCGCCATAA
- a CDS encoding ABC transporter substrate-binding protein: MVDDNNQLSKRQINFNSGRRRLLKTAGLAGTVSLAGCTSLPGGKSGSSGTKTLRVLNSAYEPTQKEFNKLFSEFEDKHSNVKIKYNRVGFAEAPQKASQAHASGNPYDIMNLASPGNNVAAAKKGLFQPINDVIEERGGTDYWLEKSIFKLDGDFYFAPHYGSVLNLLYREDLLKEAGAPMPPFDSWDQYQKAAKMVTKPDKNQYGHPVFLGSNHFHGVWPMMLVLGNGGHLVNSDGNIVYDSKKTAEALSFIKEMNQFSPKSAHNTSIPNMRPPLYQGQYAMTWYSTNLMPSDIEEYNPDLKGKVHVTHVPAKNSNHTPVARMTGTGYGLSSKTNHPDMAKKLIKFVTKKENVTRLLLAQPAAKVPMVKGILDQDQLWESETLSKYEDHYRNLVGIAQDYGRIIAVNENPDTVNSITGQALSEAHVVKSAQDVVLNGKDPMQSAQKWANKMRKDLK; encoded by the coding sequence ATGGTTGACGATAACAATCAACTATCGAAACGCCAAATCAATTTCAATAGCGGTCGACGACGTCTTTTGAAGACGGCAGGCCTGGCTGGGACGGTTTCACTTGCAGGCTGTACCAGCCTCCCCGGAGGCAAGTCAGGGAGTAGCGGGACAAAAACGCTCAGAGTGCTCAACTCCGCATACGAGCCTACACAGAAAGAGTTCAACAAATTGTTCTCTGAATTCGAGGACAAACATAGCAATGTGAAAATCAAGTACAATCGAGTTGGGTTCGCAGAGGCTCCTCAAAAGGCTTCGCAGGCTCATGCATCTGGGAACCCCTATGATATCATGAACCTCGCATCACCCGGAAACAACGTTGCTGCTGCAAAAAAGGGCCTGTTCCAGCCTATCAACGACGTTATCGAAGAGCGAGGTGGGACTGACTACTGGCTCGAAAAATCCATCTTCAAATTGGACGGCGACTTTTATTTCGCACCCCACTACGGGTCTGTTCTCAATCTTCTTTACCGCGAGGATTTGCTCAAAGAAGCCGGAGCACCTATGCCTCCATTCGACTCGTGGGATCAGTATCAGAAAGCTGCAAAGATGGTGACAAAGCCAGACAAGAATCAATATGGACATCCGGTTTTTCTGGGATCCAATCACTTCCATGGCGTATGGCCGATGATGTTAGTGCTGGGCAATGGGGGGCATCTCGTCAATTCCGATGGCAACATCGTCTACGACTCCAAGAAAACTGCAGAAGCGCTCTCGTTCATCAAGGAGATGAATCAATTTAGCCCAAAAAGTGCGCATAATACTAGCATTCCGAATATGCGACCACCATTGTACCAGGGCCAGTATGCAATGACGTGGTACTCGACCAACTTGATGCCAAGCGACATCGAGGAGTACAATCCCGACCTCAAAGGGAAGGTGCATGTAACTCACGTCCCGGCCAAGAACAGCAATCACACACCAGTTGCCCGGATGACCGGCACTGGATACGGTCTCAGTAGTAAGACGAACCACCCTGATATGGCGAAGAAACTCATCAAGTTCGTCACGAAAAAAGAGAATGTCACACGTCTCTTGTTGGCTCAGCCCGCCGCTAAAGTTCCGATGGTCAAAGGCATCCTTGATCAGGATCAACTTTGGGAGAGCGAGACGCTCAGTAAATACGAGGATCATTATCGAAACCTCGTTGGCATCGCACAGGACTATGGCCGCATTATCGCGGTCAACGAGAATCCCGACACTGTGAACTCGATCACTGGGCAGGCACTGAGCGAGGCTCATGTCGTCAAATCAGCTCAAGATGTCGTTTTGAACGGTAAAGATCCGATGCAGTCGGCACAGAAATGGGCGAACAAGATGCGTAAGGATCTCAAATAA
- a CDS encoding carbohydrate ABC transporter permease codes for MTEISERQNSAVTATTTRVRGWFDDLSENQVGLVLVAPLVLLLLTLYLYPIFRAFLFSLQEISLFATDGRWIGPEHYLTLLESARFWNAFKNGVVYTIGSVAVTLVIGVGTALVLNRSFVGKRAITGLILSPYMIPIVGIVIVFRWFFNGLSGVANYAFVQIGLINEPIAWFSDPTYAMPILVFISGWALYPFVTMLVLAKLQTIPEEYYEAARLMGASRSRQFLSITLPQLRSVLFVAILLRMLWTFNLFDIIWLGTQGGPGNATETLPVMAYRTALDGLSLGEGTAVAFLTFVVLAIGTSIYFKAFGEASA; via the coding sequence ATGACGGAAATCAGTGAACGTCAAAATTCGGCCGTGACCGCAACAACCACCAGAGTTCGAGGCTGGTTCGACGACTTGAGCGAGAATCAAGTAGGATTAGTGCTCGTCGCGCCACTCGTACTCTTGTTGCTCACGCTCTACTTGTACCCTATCTTTAGGGCGTTCCTCTTTAGCCTCCAGGAAATCAGCCTCTTCGCAACCGACGGCCGGTGGATTGGCCCAGAACACTACCTTACTTTGCTGGAATCTGCTCGCTTCTGGAATGCGTTCAAGAACGGGGTTGTGTATACCATTGGATCCGTTGCAGTTACGCTCGTGATTGGTGTCGGCACTGCATTGGTTCTCAACCGATCGTTCGTCGGCAAACGGGCGATAACTGGGCTCATCCTTTCACCGTACATGATCCCGATCGTTGGGATTGTTATCGTTTTCCGTTGGTTCTTCAACGGGCTATCTGGGGTGGCGAACTATGCATTCGTTCAAATCGGACTCATCAACGAACCAATCGCCTGGTTCAGTGACCCCACCTATGCAATGCCTATTTTGGTCTTCATCAGTGGATGGGCGCTGTACCCGTTCGTTACGATGCTTGTGCTAGCAAAACTCCAGACGATTCCCGAGGAATACTATGAGGCTGCACGGTTAATGGGTGCATCTCGTTCTCGTCAATTCCTCTCGATCACCCTTCCGCAGCTTCGGAGCGTCCTGTTCGTCGCGATCCTCTTGCGAATGCTCTGGACGTTCAATCTCTTCGATATCATCTGGTTGGGTACGCAAGGCGGCCCCGGTAATGCCACTGAGACACTTCCAGTGATGGCGTATCGCACCGCACTCGACGGGCTCAGTCTCGGAGAAGGGACTGCTGTCGCGTTCCTCACATTTGTCGTGCTAGCCATCGGAACATCGATTTACTTCAAAGCGTTCGGGGAGGCGAGCGCGTAA
- a CDS encoding carbohydrate ABC transporter permease, translating into MIELSLRQRHYLERAVTYGLVIGMTALLMIPMIWGALSTVRPSKDLFTWPPKIIPSSVTLENYRLLLETTSFVQYFINSLTTAILAMIFTLAIAIPAAYAVTRYEFHGRKYVSNLSTIIYMFPLVLLGLPLFVIFSRLSLTNSRIGLALTHTAFALPFALMLLRVFFNDISPAIVESARLVGASRLTIIRKIILPLSLPGIVATIIFVMALSWKEYFFALLMMNDSGLYTLPIGIANLINIATTNWGLILSGVMIMSLPPMLLIFFLYDYLLEGFSVSSL; encoded by the coding sequence ATGATCGAACTCTCACTCCGTCAACGTCACTATCTTGAACGAGCCGTAACCTACGGGCTCGTCATCGGGATGACCGCCCTGTTGATGATACCGATGATTTGGGGAGCTCTATCGACAGTGCGCCCTTCGAAGGATCTCTTCACGTGGCCTCCGAAGATCATCCCATCGAGCGTCACGCTCGAAAACTACCGGTTGCTGCTGGAGACGACGAGTTTCGTCCAGTATTTCATTAACAGTCTGACAACCGCTATACTTGCAATGATATTTACGCTGGCTATCGCCATTCCAGCTGCCTATGCGGTTACCCGATACGAGTTCCATGGCAGAAAATACGTCAGCAACCTCAGTACGATTATCTACATGTTCCCACTCGTATTGCTGGGGCTTCCATTGTTCGTCATTTTCTCGCGACTCAGCCTTACCAACTCGAGAATCGGACTCGCATTAACTCACACTGCCTTCGCACTACCGTTTGCACTAATGCTCTTACGCGTATTCTTCAATGATATCTCTCCCGCGATAGTCGAGTCGGCACGACTGGTTGGGGCAAGCCGACTTACTATCATTCGGAAAATAATCCTCCCCCTGTCGCTGCCCGGCATCGTGGCCACGATCATCTTTGTGATGGCATTATCGTGGAAGGAATACTTCTTCGCGCTTCTAATGATGAACGACAGCGGGCTCTACACACTTCCGATCGGGATTGCCAATCTCATCAACATTGCAACAACCAATTGGGGACTCATCCTCAGTGGCGTGATGATAATGAGTCTCCCGCCGATGCTACTCATATTCTTCCTCTATGATTACCTCTTAGAAGGATTCAGCGTTAGTTCCTTGTAG
- a CDS encoding lysylphosphatidylglycerol synthase transmembrane domain-containing protein, with protein MNRRILRFLVVVFGLVILCYFVGGSQVSRELASANPVFIVLGFSITLAALFCWSEAVRCLLNRSETPIGGWRFRGAYLASFFAKQIIPIGRASSPFLLAHIVSSEMSTDRDQTLGAALVIEVLNLTASLSLGLIGLGFLAFRGQSAIAFISVPSLHIAILLTGGFLAATTTLYRYKHLLLRRIIVVGIRLLSVLRALSGNRTQRLHLRLRPVKARTRFIREYLHLRMRSYSTEINLVLENRRQIGLALGWSVVGWICFCLPLYASFLALDRHISILLPLFLIPASGIARVIPLPGGLGGVEVMLGGMIIALTSLDAGTAGGIVLLYRLLSYWGILMLGGLYSVYFLDIGQLLQIRRKQTS; from the coding sequence ATGAATCGACGAATACTTCGATTTCTGGTTGTCGTCTTTGGACTTGTGATTCTCTGCTATTTTGTCGGCGGGAGCCAGGTCAGCCGCGAACTCGCAAGCGCTAATCCAGTATTCATCGTCCTCGGCTTCTCTATCACTTTAGCCGCGCTTTTCTGTTGGAGCGAAGCTGTTCGCTGTCTTCTCAACCGTTCGGAAACCCCTATTGGGGGGTGGCGGTTCCGAGGTGCATACCTCGCAAGCTTCTTCGCCAAACAAATCATTCCGATCGGCCGCGCAAGCAGTCCGTTTCTGCTCGCCCACATCGTCTCGTCCGAAATGAGCACAGATCGGGACCAAACGCTGGGGGCGGCACTCGTAATAGAGGTATTGAACCTTACTGCATCGCTCAGTCTCGGTCTTATCGGATTGGGTTTCCTCGCCTTTCGAGGTCAGTCTGCTATAGCATTTATTTCCGTTCCCTCGCTCCACATCGCGATCCTCCTCACAGGTGGATTTCTGGCCGCCACGACCACGCTGTATCGATACAAGCACCTGCTTTTACGTCGGATAATAGTAGTGGGTATCCGGCTGCTCTCGGTGCTGCGTGCATTGAGTGGAAATCGGACACAGCGTCTCCACCTTCGTCTCCGTCCAGTAAAGGCCCGTACCCGATTCATTCGCGAATATCTTCACTTACGAATGCGCTCGTATTCGACCGAAATCAACCTCGTGCTGGAGAACCGCCGGCAAATCGGACTCGCACTCGGATGGTCAGTCGTCGGGTGGATTTGTTTCTGCCTTCCCCTCTATGCGAGTTTCCTCGCACTTGACCGGCATATCTCGATACTACTCCCGCTTTTTCTGATTCCTGCGAGCGGGATTGCACGAGTTATTCCACTTCCAGGTGGTCTTGGTGGTGTTGAAGTTATGCTCGGTGGGATGATTATTGCGCTGACTAGCTTGGATGCGGGAACCGCTGGCGGGATTGTTCTTCTCTATCGATTGCTTAGCTATTGGGGAATTCTCATGCTTGGTGGGCTGTATTCAGTGTATTTCCTGGATATTGGTCAACTCCTTCAAATTCGACGAAAGCAAACGTCGTAA
- a CDS encoding DUF5518 domain-containing protein codes for MVRFNQTNKTSSEWKYALIGGLISIPLTVGYNWFFEPEIYSLIMATIGGMIASYLAKRNAQRIYRTGIGAGALGAIPALVMAFSPLSDIATKWLGSGAIVFTVIVVPLVILAILAIGAVLGFIGAAIGGWLATKFGNRNTVHPAT; via the coding sequence ATGGTGAGATTCAATCAAACTAACAAGACGTCGTCAGAGTGGAAATACGCACTTATTGGCGGACTCATATCTATCCCACTGACCGTCGGATACAATTGGTTCTTTGAACCAGAGATCTACTCACTCATAATGGCGACTATTGGGGGAATGATTGCAAGCTATCTGGCGAAACGTAACGCACAGAGGATCTATCGTACGGGTATCGGTGCTGGGGCTCTTGGTGCTATTCCAGCACTGGTGATGGCGTTCAGTCCTCTCTCTGACATCGCCACCAAATGGCTTGGGTCCGGTGCAATCGTCTTTACGGTGATCGTCGTTCCATTGGTTATACTGGCTATCTTAGCTATCGGAGCCGTATTGGGTTTCATCGGAGCCGCAATCGGTGGTTGGTTAGCTACGAAGTTTGGCAATCGAAACACAGTACACCCCGCAACGTAG
- a CDS encoding RNA-guided endonuclease InsQ/TnpB family protein has protein sequence MLEAHRTHRAKILNHSQVEEPLDRHGRSASKLWNVANYHSRNVWDETGEIPDHGDLKDELKTHPKYKGLHSQSSQRVLEELAEAFNSWYGKRKSDNRANPPGYRKKNYYDKQGWRVHEEHPRSTVTWKQYGIKHDSKNNRVRLSKGANHKEYPRALEYILVEYETRPGVEVENLQQVRAVYDKSKERWELHLVCKHEIETPTAPGEKTAGIDLGICNFAAVAYSTEDADLYPGNRLKQDGYYFPKEIAKCDDSGGEEATRLHHKWSERRTHFFHSLTKHIVERCVQKQVGHINVGKLAGVREDENGDSKNWGRHGNLDLHGWAFDRFTKILTYKAKVEGIEVVEVSERDTSKTCCICGREDDSQRVERGLYVCEKCDAAFNADVNGAENIRLDVNQSNSESSASLGGDRSTGWLAQPGVYLHDLSCGFQPQDQVVDCKP, from the coding sequence ATGCTGGAAGCCCACCGCACTCATCGAGCGAAAATTCTCAACCATTCACAGGTAGAGGAACCTCTCGACCGACACGGACGGAGCGCCAGCAAACTCTGGAACGTCGCCAACTACCACTCCCGCAACGTGTGGGATGAAACCGGGGAGATCCCCGACCACGGCGACCTCAAAGACGAGTTGAAGACACATCCAAAATACAAGGGACTGCACAGTCAGTCCAGTCAGCGCGTTCTGGAGGAACTCGCTGAAGCCTTCAACTCGTGGTACGGGAAGAGGAAGTCTGACAATCGAGCGAACCCGCCCGGCTACCGCAAGAAAAACTACTACGACAAGCAGGGTTGGCGCGTCCACGAAGAACACCCACGCAGTACGGTGACGTGGAAGCAATACGGCATCAAACACGACTCGAAGAACAATCGAGTTCGCCTCTCTAAAGGGGCGAATCACAAGGAATACCCCCGAGCGTTGGAGTACATCCTTGTCGAGTACGAAACTCGACCCGGCGTAGAAGTCGAGAATCTGCAACAGGTTCGCGCCGTCTACGACAAGTCAAAGGAACGATGGGAACTACATCTCGTCTGTAAACACGAGATTGAGACGCCCACCGCTCCCGGCGAGAAGACGGCTGGTATTGACCTTGGCATCTGTAACTTCGCGGCGGTCGCGTACAGCACCGAGGACGCAGACTTGTACCCCGGCAATCGACTGAAACAGGATGGCTACTACTTCCCGAAAGAAATCGCCAAGTGCGATGATTCAGGCGGCGAAGAAGCTACGCGACTCCACCACAAGTGGTCTGAGCGTCGCACCCACTTCTTCCACAGCCTCACCAAACACATTGTTGAACGATGTGTCCAGAAGCAGGTTGGCCACATCAACGTCGGGAAACTCGCTGGCGTCCGCGAGGACGAAAACGGTGACTCGAAGAACTGGGGTCGGCACGGAAACCTCGACTTGCACGGGTGGGCGTTCGACCGCTTCACCAAGATTCTCACGTACAAGGCGAAGGTCGAGGGAATCGAAGTCGTAGAAGTGTCTGAGCGCGACACGAGTAAGACGTGTTGCATCTGCGGTAGAGAAGACGATAGTCAGCGTGTTGAGCGCGGCTTGTACGTCTGTGAGAAGTGTGATGCGGCGTTCAACGCTGATGTGAACGGGGCGGAAAACATCCGTCTCGACGTGAACCAAAGTAACTCCGAGTCTTCGGCCAGTTTGGGCGGGGATAGGAGTACCGGCTGGTTGGCACAGCCCGGAGTCTACCTTCACGACTTGTCTTGCGGATTCCAACCGCAGGATCAAGTGGTAGACTGCAAACCGTAA
- a CDS encoding CitMHS family transporter yields the protein MHRRQLFPLSIDNNQILIFLVKYYQKVILIIDVMDAVMPLSGTALGLVGYAVIALVLLLVIWKQLYVIPTLIIAPIAGALIAGFSLEQIGSFTESGLQGVVGIVAMFAFAVWYFSLMREYGLFDPLVKRVIQGVANRPAMLTVGTVIIAMMTHLDGSGATTMLITIPAMIPLYDALDVDRKILAALVGLTAGTMNMVPWGGVVVRGVSAIDPATIANVYNPMIPAHLAGLAMVLGISYRFSLSIRDDVSGFEQTQRQQLVNKALDGREGEIDWKWGINAVLTVLVIGALISGITSPAVAFMLGLVAALVINVRDYDQQKEVLEKYAADVMTYVGILFAAGVLIGVLQESKMIEQMARILLMIIPDTLGNFLPVVLGIIAMPASLLFSPDAFYFGVLPVVAETGTQFGFSQVAMVRAAIVGQMTVGFPISPLTGATFLLIGLAEVELGEHIRFTFPYMWITSLVILAVGILTGGIPI from the coding sequence GTGCATCGTCGTCAGTTGTTTCCTCTGTCTATTGACAACAATCAAATCTTAATATTTTTAGTAAAATACTATCAGAAAGTCATATTAATAATCGATGTGATGGATGCTGTCATGCCACTTAGTGGAACAGCACTTGGATTAGTGGGATATGCTGTAATCGCGCTTGTATTGCTCTTAGTCATCTGGAAACAACTTTACGTCATCCCAACACTTATTATCGCCCCAATCGCCGGCGCACTTATTGCTGGCTTCTCTCTTGAACAGATTGGATCATTCACCGAAAGCGGCCTACAGGGAGTCGTTGGAATCGTCGCGATGTTTGCCTTCGCAGTGTGGTACTTCAGCCTTATGCGCGAATACGGCCTCTTCGATCCATTAGTAAAGCGTGTCATTCAGGGGGTAGCTAATCGCCCGGCGATGCTCACCGTTGGAACAGTAATTATTGCGATGATGACGCACTTGGATGGCTCTGGGGCGACAACGATGCTGATCACAATTCCAGCAATGATCCCACTCTATGATGCTCTCGATGTGGATCGGAAAATCCTTGCTGCACTTGTCGGGTTGACAGCTGGAACGATGAATATGGTCCCTTGGGGTGGTGTCGTCGTTCGTGGAGTAAGTGCAATCGACCCCGCAACAATCGCGAATGTGTATAATCCAATGATCCCTGCCCATCTCGCTGGTCTCGCGATGGTTCTCGGTATTAGCTATCGTTTCAGTCTGAGTATCCGTGATGATGTATCCGGCTTTGAGCAAACCCAGCGCCAACAGCTTGTCAACAAAGCCCTTGATGGCCGTGAGGGCGAGATCGACTGGAAATGGGGTATAAATGCCGTCCTGACTGTTCTCGTCATTGGTGCTCTTATCTCTGGAATTACCTCGCCAGCAGTGGCCTTCATGCTTGGATTAGTGGCCGCTTTAGTCATCAACGTCCGCGATTACGATCAGCAAAAAGAAGTATTGGAGAAGTACGCCGCTGATGTCATGACCTATGTCGGTATCTTGTTTGCTGCAGGCGTGTTGATCGGTGTTCTCCAAGAAAGTAAGATGATTGAGCAAATGGCACGGATTCTGCTGATGATTATCCCAGATACGCTCGGGAATTTCTTACCAGTCGTACTCGGGATTATCGCGATGCCCGCAAGTCTCCTCTTCAGTCCTGACGCGTTCTATTTTGGGGTGCTTCCAGTCGTTGCTGAAACAGGGACTCAATTCGGTTTCTCACAAGTTGCGATGGTTCGTGCAGCTATCGTTGGTCAAATGACGGTTGGATTCCCCATTTCACCGCTCACTGGAGCGACGTTCTTACTCATCGGATTAGCCGAAGTCGAACTCGGTGAGCATATCCGATTTACATTCCCGTACATGTGGATAACGTCACTCGTGATACTGGCTGTTGGGATACTTACGGGTGGAATTCCAATCTAA